The following is a genomic window from Doryrhamphus excisus isolate RoL2022-K1 chromosome 3, RoL_Dexc_1.0, whole genome shotgun sequence.
AACTAAttttttgtagtagtagtagtggtggtagtagtagtcgtatTCTTTGCCGCTCACCTGGTTTGGACAAAGGCATCACTCTGGGGAATTGCCTTCTGGAAGGTCTCAGTGGACTGAAAACCAAAGAAATCAACTATGTAAGAAATGTATCACCTGTAAAACTTGACATTTAAAGTAACCCCTCCTGACCTAATTAAGTCTTTGCAGAGTGGTGGGAAAGGTTGCTTTTGATAGTGACCGAACACCTCAAAGACAATAGGTTGTGTCTTGATGTACTCCACAAATGACTTGGTCACCTCCACTGTGATCTAAGGTAAGAGGTGAAAAGTAGGACAGGATCACCACTAATCTTAAAGAAGTAATCAGAGATCAGCTTAtttgttgaaaataataataataataaatcttaCATTTTGGACATGGTAGAAGCCAAGGGGTGGTCCCCTGCCAGTGTTCTTCAATGGCTCGGTGGAAAACGCTTCATCGTGGCGGTGGATGAAACTGAAAATACAGTGCACGTAAACAGTCAAATTAGTCACAGCGACTGGACATTCTACAAACACGTGCAAGCATTTTCCCATGCtaatgtccatccattcattttctataccccttatcctcacgagggtcacgggcatgctggagcctatcccagctgtcttcgggtgagaggcggggtacaccctggactggtcgccagccaatcacagggcacatatagacaaacaaccattcacactcacatttatacctatggacaatttggagtcgccaattaacctagcatttttttggaatgtgggaggaaaccggaagacccggagaaaacccatacacacacggggagaacatgcaaactccacacaaggatGCCCGAGCGGgaaattgaacccaggtctcctagctgtgtggcctgcgcgcacCACTCGAACACCATGCTGCCCCATGGTaatgtgtgtcatttatttatttatggaatGCCTGAAAAGCAAAAAGACTAGTTTGCGTATTGCTATGCATAAATGAAAGACTTGGTACACAATTCATGACCAAAAATGGTGTCCATTGGCACAAAATGACCACGTCCCTGCATCACTTAGTATTTACACCTTGTCAAGTACTGTTTACTTTTAGCGACATATATTGTTCCTGCATGGGTATGCACTGTCACCACTACTTCAGCATCCGTGTCATGGCATTATTTGGTCCTACTGAGTTGCATGTGATGCCAAGCAACAGCAGGTAACGCCTaagcttaattaattaattgcaaaGGATCTACAGGATGTTGAACTCCATAGAAGAAGCTCTCATTGTAGACAAAAAAGGTAAGTCTATATTATCTCACAGCTGCAAAAAGAGAGTGCAGAAAAAAAGACGGAAGAAGCATAAAGTACAAAAAAGAAGGGATTTCACTACAAGGACGAAATCCATGCAAATGTAAACCCAGCTTAAGTCACTATACTTAGTTTCAGTCCACTCACTTGAACTGACAGAAGATGTCAGCGTACTCGGCTGAGATGCTGGAGGCCTGTAAGACGGTCACTCTGAAGGTGAAGGTGCTGCCTATCTTCAGGTGTGACAGAGCCTTTTCTGGTGAGAGTTCCAGagggagatccagacccagtcCTGAGCTCTTCACAGGGCTCGGTGGAGGTTCTGGAGTGGCTAAATTTCAGTTTGTATTAAAGTGTCTATGCATGCTAGTGTTTGTTGTCATGCATAGGTTTAATTCCACCAACTACTCCTCTTACCTTCGCAAGTGTTGTTGTTGACTTCATCTGCAGAGATGCCCATCTCCACATTCTGACCCTCTCCTTCCACAATGCGGAGCTCCTCCTGAGAGGTGTTCGAGTGGGAAAGGCTACCTGTGATTGACTCTGTCTGAAACTTAAGCGACACACAAAACAATCACACATTTTACAGctttgcaaaaagaaaaacaagcacATGCACTGATGATGTCCAATACAAGCACAGTATCAGGAAATCTGCCTTTACAAGAATCCAATTCACTTAATtaatatagcacattttataaacactgTTTCCAAAGTgttgcacagactagtaaaaccGTAAATAAAAAGTCAGGGGAGCATGGTCATTTTTAGTGAAGAGCAAATAGGATGGGACAAGAATTGATCCCTGAGGGACTCCACAGTCAAGGTGGACAGTGGACGAGGTGGATTGTCCAAGTCCCACAGCAAGGCATCTCCCTGACAGGTAAGCCTTAAACCACTCAAGGGCAGTCCGCCTGACACCCACACACTTTCAAAGcgagataaaataataatatcggTCACTGTGTAAAAAGCAGCAGTCAGGTCCAAAAGCACTAAAATGGCTGAACCACCAGAATCAGTCAGAGATCAAAATTGTTaattaaaaacctttaaaagtgcAGACTCGATGCCATGAAAGGCTCTATAAACTGACTAGAAGGTGTGCATTCGTGCAAGGGTGCTTTTTTCTAAAATCTTTGAGATAAAAGGTAGTTTTGAGATGGAAGGATCAAGACCCCCTTTTTAGCAAAGTTTCAAAGTGGCCTTTTTTACAAAAGGATGGCACAAAACCAGAAGCCAGGCTGCTGTTGAtgatattacaaataaatggaCCAATAGTTGTACACACCTCCCTGAAAAAGCGAGGGGGGACTGGGTCGATAAGAGACAAGACCATCAAATCCCTATGTAATAAAGGTAAATACTCAGTATCGATTAATTCACTTTGCAGTAGTGTAGAACTGTACTGCAACATACTGATGGGTGTTATGTGTATGCATATTTGCAAGATATTATCTAATATTTTGGCTGTCGCATCCTTGTAAATGTAGAATTCTAACATAACTTTAAGTGCACTTGTGCTTATACTTTATCACTAAAAATGTTCAACCATACTCCCTACTAAAGTTCTAAAGGCAAATGTATACAAATTACATTAGAATGTGTCATATTCCctgaaatatattttctgtGCCCCAGCCTGTAAACCCCTGTATTATTATACTGTGCAGATGAGCgttatgtcataataataatgccaatGTTGCATGCACCTGCCAGCTATTTATCTCATACCACAGACAGAAAACCGAGCTCACCTTCTCAAACTGTTTATCTTCAAAGGAGATCTTAGCAGTGCCTGACTGCCTCACACCTGAACCGTAATCTGGAGCTTCCTCATCCGCTGCAGAGACAAGAACATACTCAGAATTATCTTCTTTAAGGAAAAGAGAACATTTTCTTGCGGCTAAAATTTGTTCCTGACCTGAAATGGCCTGCACAGCCACTCTTAGGAAGCCCTTCACCTCCCCCTTCTCACTCACAATGGCCACACGATGCACCAGCGGCACAGGATACAGCAGGTTACTCAGGTACACAAACGCCCTGAGAAGGGATGGATGATTTTAACATTTGGTTGGGAGGTGAGGTGACGGTGTGGGCCCAGGAGGAGAACCCAGGAGGGACTAACCTTCCCACCAGACGGAACCATGGAAAGCGGTCATAGAAAGGGTCGCCGCCGGTGAGGGCATGGTCACAGTCCTCTACGGCACTGCTAGGGAGCTCTGCCGCACGGTCATACATTTCCCTCATCAGGTCCAGTCTCTGCCTATATGGGGCAGGGTAAAAACTGCATAAAGTGTTTGAATGATCATGGTTCCTCATCAAAATAAATACTATTTCCTGATCATACAGTATCTGTTTTGGAGTAATACGGTGGAACCTTGACTGACTCATGTTGACATAAGTGTTTGTCGACATAACCAAAGACATCAGGccaactcaatgctattttccaagCCAGATGAAATTGCAACGCGGGTCGTATTTTTCGTATTTGAGTTTGTCACAGATTATTTAGCAGATAAGAAATTACTTCTACTCTCACCTGAGCTTCTCCAGAGTCCAGTAATGCGTAGCTCCATTCTTTTGATCCTGCACTTCCACGGCCACAATGGTTCGAGGGAAAGGCCGTCTCTCCCTCTCCTTGGTCTCGCTTGGAGGCAGCAGATCAGGAGGCAAGGGCGAGTAAAGTGTGTCGGTCAACAGGACAAACTGGAACTGCACCTACGGATGTCATCATATTAcattaagtcttttttttatacCAGAGATGAACAATGCAGACATTTCAAGTGAGGATTACCTTCTTCTTTAGCTCCACACTTATAGCGTTAGCCTCCTTAAGGAAGATGGCGTTTCCCCAAAGTAGATCCCGGAGTGAAGTGAACTGGTAGAAGCGCCATTTCCTGAAAGCCCATAGAGCAAGCTCGGTCTCCCTTTTGGTCCATGGCACTAGACAAATTGGACAAGTGATGTTAAAGTGCTTTGTTTTAAGAATGAGGATCAGTTCAAATGGATATATTAGTCACCTTCCTCCTCaggctcctcttcttcctctggtGACTCCAGGTAGCGAGAGTCCACCTGCTTCTGAAGAGCCTCCAGCTTACTCTCATAGTCCTAAAAAAAGTATAACAATTGGTACTGTATgtcatatattaataataagatAATGCTATCTTATTATTGCATGTTTAATAAAAGACATATCCTCACCAGCCTCTGTTGCTCCAGCAATATACTAGCCTCTTCTCTTTCTTTGCGATACTGATCTTCAAGCTCCTGAAGCCTAAAAAGTGATTTGACAAAACATACGGTAATTGGCGGTTGAATGACTGACTCAGTTCTTGTATTAGATGTCTTCTCCTACCTCTGCTCCATCTCCTGTTTCATGTCAATGCCTTGTTTCTCCAGCAGCTCTCTCTGAGCGAAGGCCCAGTCAACAGGCTCCACGGGTGTCTCGGCGCACGGCGTCCTCTCGCGCTCGAGCCGGGCCTGCTCAGGGTCGTTGAAGCGAAACACGTGGCTCTTACCCATGATGATGCGGTTGCCTGAATAACAagattaaaaatgtcaaaagacTTTACACCACACTGACACCACTGTGAAGTTGTGACACATACCCGAGCGTAGCACAGTGGGAGAGGTTACTCTCTTGCCATTGACGTACGTCTCTGCGTCCTCACATGGCTCCAGAACAACGCAACCtgttacataaaaaaacattagctATGATAAGTCACATAAACATATATGCATGATATCATGAATCTCTATGTTATGCTCTGATTTATTAAGAGCTAATATAGTTCATTATTCAttacttatttgtatttattctttttcaTATTCCCGTTTTAGTAACTTTCACATACCTTCTCCCTGAGGGCCTGTGGTGCTGCTGAAGGTGCAGTGTTCATCTCGGATAAAATGGCCGCTCAGGACAATGTCTTGGCGAGTCTTGGCATCCTCACGTCCGACCCTAATGATGGAAGAATAAGTCGAGTAAAGTCAGACACATGAACTACAGGGGCTGCAGGgtggaagtggttagcatgcaggcctcacagataggagacctgagttcgattccacctaagccatctctgtgtggagtttgcatgttctccctgtgtgtctgtgggttttctccgggtactccggtttcctcccacattccaaaaacatgctaggttaattggcgactccaaattgtccataggtatgaatgtgagtgtgaatggttgtttgtctatatgtgccctgtgattggctggcgaccagtccagggtgtaccctgcttctcgcccaaagacagctgggataggctccagcatgcctgcgacccttatgaggataagcggtacagaaaattgaTGCATTTCTAGTTTTGGGCTAtaataaaatgactgctgaacTGTTTGtcagacacaaaataaaaatgaacacaagTAAGTCAACGGCTTACTTGGTGATGCCGTCTTTGATGTAGTAAAGCAGACACTCCGACATCAGTGGATCCTCATTCAAGTTGACCAGATGCGGCGTCTGAGGAAAGAATTGTTGATATTTAGCGAATGAGTATCTATGAGGCTTTATTAACATCCAACGGCATTAAGGGTGTCACCTTTTTGGGGGAGAAAACACCAACAGTGCCTCCATCTTCTCTCATGGCAACCCCCATCTCAGCCAGTAGAGCCTCTCTGCAGTAAACAATCACAGTGTTAGCATTAGACTATAGAGTTAACGTCTCTCTCTTTATTCTAGGAATAACAATGAAGAAGCTGGATAAATCAATTGTAGTTCAAATGGAAGAGAACACTCAAAAATAAGACCTAGATGCCCCCCACATAGAGTTGGACTAACCTCTCCATGCGAATGGCCTCAGTACGTCGAAGTTTCTCCTCCCACGTCTCATTGAGTTCTGCAATGATTTTCTCTGTTTCCTGTTGTGGAAGCAAGATCACTTTTACTgcattaaatgtaatataacgAAGTTAAGTTCCGACTTCCTGCTCTCCCACCTTGAGCCTCTCGATGGCCTCTTCACTCGCCGGGCTAAAGATGCGATCGTGGAGGTTGCTGATAGAGCCGGCGCGACTAGACAGCGCCGACAGCGACGGAGAGGGGCTCATTCCTGTCATGGCATTGGTCACTGCGGAGAGAGCACCCCTTTGATTGACAGCCTGACGATCATTGGCAAAGTTCTTGTAATCGCACAGGTCTGTCAGAAAAGAGAGATGTCGGAACGAGGGAGACAGGACGGCAGGGAAACGGCAGAGTTTGGACACCCAAAGTAATGGATAAGAGGAAGCAAACGAGAGGGGAATAGGGAGGAatacaaaagaagaagagaaactgaaataaattgaataatGGATCAGAAAGGCAGAAGTAATTTGCATTCCAAAGCCAATGCTTATTTTCCCTCGTCGTATTTGAACAATGCATACAGACAAACGAATGACAGGTTAAAGGAAAACACAACTTTAAGTAATTTAAAGGTTAAAGGTGCATGTTATATCTATCATCATACTCGGAGATAGACGTGGACAAAcatagctcattagcattaaacctatagacacacaaaacaacGTGTTCCCAGTAGGGTTTACTCAAGGAGTTTTACTACATCCAGTCTAAATTACAGCATCCAGATCAGATTTTGGCCTGCAGACTTCCAATGCATTGTTATAGGACTTCTgggaaataatataatatgcaaACTTTAAATTCACATTTGCACGGAATCCAACATTATATGAAGTGGACAATATAAACCCTTTTGCACAGTACCTACTGCACCAGATGGTTACACTTTGTCATCCTCTTTCTGCATTGATTCAATACATTTTTCCAATAATGTGTCACCCGTTTGTATTTGACCAGCCCACAAGCATGTTGATGagaaatttaaaaagaaaaaaagcatttctACCTaagatttcatttcattcatttgactGGAATTATGTGGGTCTGCGAATGCAAGCTCTGAAGGATTactctccacacagagactAAGGGAATGCAAAATAATGAGCTCCACGAGCACTCACCAATTATGTATACAGTTCTTGTTTAAGTGATGCATATGGACATCACTAGGCATACTCGGACCACTTCCACAGTCTAAATGAGATCCTTAACAAAAGCCATTTTACAGTTTCGTCTTAAGTATAAAGATTATTTGTCATAATTAGTGACAGAAATTCTGATTATGTTAGAGAGGCTATTtggaaaactattaaaaaaaactacagcatCAGAGTGATCAATAAGTATCCTTTGCTCATACTCATGTATCTGAGCTTGTTATTTTGCTCTCTGGTGTGGAGGAAGAAGACAAGCCGGCACTGGGTTTCTGTTCAGTTCCTTGCAAAGTGTAGGCGTGTTAGCATTATATACGGTATACACACATTTCAAACCACTGATGATGGGGCCGCTGCATCGATACGCTGACAGGACAAAAAGGAGGAAAGACTTAGCATCCAGTCCTCTCGACTCACATAAAAGTAAGAATTACTGTATCTAGTGTAAATGGCGGTGTTCATGCTGTGCTTCCGGTCCTGACACTCACTCTCGATAATGTCACCCAGGCCCTGAGCATACAGCAGGTCTTTGAGGCGGGCCACTTCCTCTTTCAGCTCGCGCACCAAACGGTTGTTCGGGTCCTCGTTGATGACGGCGTTGCAGCGGATCTGTTTGGCACGATCAGCATATCTGCAGGAGGTCATCAGAATGAACACAAACAATGATGTAATATGTAGTTGATGAGGCATCATAATAAAGTGAATGGATTCTTTAAAAAGGAAAGCAACTGAACAATGAAGATCAATTacaatggtcatttttattattttattattaattaatatgtatttaaacaTGTGCTACTGTTGTACTCATAATAATTTTCTAATGTAAAGGGTGGAATttcttataatatatatatatatataatttaaaagtatatttttgggTTGCATTTTAAAGGTGTGAATAAGTTGGATATAATATCGGATAAAGTAGATTAAATTCCTGTCACAAATTTTTGTCACAGCAGCTACTCATGAGGTTAAATAATTGCTTGTTAAATGGTGAAATTATTTGAAAACCAGGGTGTAATATGGCGCATAATAAGTACACACAAAATAAGGTATAAAAATTGTCTATATTCCTGTAAGTATATAATTATACCAAAACTAGAGGTTGGTGGAAATATACTATATCAATCACTGTAAAATGGCTATAATGTCAACTTTATAGTGTCAACTTCTGCAGAATGATATGCAACAAATTGGCATGTTCTCTGACCGGAGGGTACTGAGTGTTTCATCATAGTTGATGTCAGCAGGGCTGAGAGCAGCCACCATAGCCGTACGAGAGTTTCCACCTAAAAACAAGACAAATTCATACTGTCATGCttttaaaaaagccaaatagTTCCAATGTAAAGGTTTGTTGTAGGAGTGCACACACCTAGATTCTCCCTCAGCAGCCACGTCAGGACCGAATCTCTGTACGGAATGAAACTttccaccttcttcttctttttgttctAAAGAAGagttaaaatacatacataaatcacATGTGTTTGTTGAagaatgattaaaaataaaaatgtagcgTGTGCAATGTTGTACTGTATTAACTAACCTTGTTTGGTACTGAGTCCTGTCAAACATATAGGGAAAGAATGTAATTGAAACAAGATAATATACTGTTAAAAGgtgtaaatgtatatttttgttgataACATACCAGCTCAGCTAAAGCAGAAATAACTTTGCCCAATGTAGTCAAAGATTTGTTGATGTTGGCTCCTTCCTAAGTcccaataaaatacataaaaattagaCACCTTGTTATCCATTTAAATGTGAACGGCCAACCCGACACTCTACCTTAAGTCTGGTTCCTTTTGCTCCGGTGGAGTCGGCGCGCTCGCTACCAGCCAGGTCCACCAGGCTGATCTTACTGACCTGGGATGGCATAAAAggtattttcctcataaaacaCTCCCGTAGGAATGATCGTGAAGCCATGAGTTTGACGTGTCTAAACCTTTTCAGATGTATTGTCAGTCTCAGAGTCATATTTCTTCTGAGTGAAGATGATGTTAAAGACAGCGTGAGAGCGGCTGCTGGTCTCATTCATGTTTGTAGCAGCAACGGTCCtggttaaaaagaaaacacagtgCAATGCTTATGATGCATACTAATCAAGTtggaattgaaaataaataaaggaatgTTGCCTTAGCATAGAGTAATAGCTTGTTAATTTACCAGTACAATTCTAATGTTACTGTTCTGCTTGTACAAACCAAAAGTAAGCGATAATGtttatttaaaggaaataagtcGGTTGTTTATGTCTAATGTAATATGCATATAATGCATTGTCTCCTCTATGGAAGAGTGTCTCCACATGGAagtaaataacatgaaaaaatagcTCAGGGGTTTCCTTCTTCTGGAGCTGTTTAGTAACTACAGAATGTCCATCCAATGTCCAGCCAATAGCTAACTAACTTCACCTGAGTCAACAAATGCTTGGTCAGTTTTTATTCACCACAGTGACTTCAGGGAAGTTACACTTCAGATCCAAAGAGGGAGACCGAAAGCAAACAATTATCCCTTACTGTTGCTTTAAGGTTACCTGGCTTTGTTTCCAGAGTCCATCAGGTCCTGGATGTCGTTGTAAGAGGTGACAGCCAGTTTGGACAAATCTTCCACATATGGTCCCATCAGTGGGTGCTCCCTTACGCGTAGGTTCCCTTTGTTTTTTGGGTTGAGCAAGTCACGCACACGCTCACAGTAGATTTCCATGTAACTCACCTAGGGAGACGCACCAGGcgaaaatgaatatattatctTTAGGCTATATTCCAATTGGATTGGAAGATCAGAATTATGCCTTTGCATAATCAATAATGCTAAAATTAACACTGAATTTAACAATACATGTCTTATTGTTGTTGTAGGTTGTGATGATGTAAATGCTTCCACTGCATGTTTGCTTGCGGTAAAGACAGTTTGGGGTTTCATTTGTTGTGCAGCTGTAAGTGTTTGCTGAGTGCATGACGTCAcaacaaaacagcataaaaaaactacaaattatTGTTGCATAAAGTTGACAGTACACTCACCTCCACAGAGTAAGACATGCTGTTGTCATTGTTGCTGTCACTGATCTTAGTAAAAAGGTCCTCACAGagctaaacaacaaaaaaggtcaTTGAAAAACATTTTGGTTAGCTTTTGAATTAGTTTGACTGGAATTTTACTAAAACACAACAACAGTAATACCAAAGGTATGATGCCCTGTTGGTCCGTCTCCTGTCGCCCCATCATGGTGTAGCTTTTGCCCGCTCCAGTCTGTCCGTATGCAAATATGCACACGTTGTAGCCCTCGAAGGCGTGAAGCAGCATCTCCTCGCCAATGTCCTTGTACACCTGCATCTGTGAGGCATAGTTGATGTCCTCAGGCTGCAGAGacaaagaaaatgtgttttagaACAACAAAtatgtcattgtgttgtcaaaTTTGACTGATGTGTGGACACTGACCGTGGTGTGAGACCAGTAGGAGTAGTCAAAGTTGAAACTCTTGTTTTCCTTTGGCTGTTTGGGGTTCAGGATTGCTGAAATAAATAGAACACAACATGTGAGTGGGCTAAAAGCAGGAAAAAGTACAATTGACTACACCTCTTCtaatatattgtatgtaatttgaaatatttttattgctctTACAATACTCTTTTTTGAATAGGTGGATGATATTAAatctttttatatttaaagttaGCACATTTGGTTCCATTACGGTCAAACTCGCAAACTATTCCTACTCATGTCATATCGAATAACCGCATTGCGTTTCACAGAGTATCGCACACAACACCTGTCACActtcagcaaccatttttattatGCTACATTTTCTCAAGAGATATTACTATACCAATGTGACTTGAATGTACTTTATAGTAGTCCTGCCTATAGTCAAACATTGTGGTGGTAGTGCTATGATCTGGAGCTGCAGGAGTGCTGCCGACACTCTGGAGCTGGGGTTCAAACTTGATCACGTacacaaaatatttggacatacTGTGAGGAGTAGTCACTTGTCTTGCCAGCTATTTAcgcaataatggctgtgt
Proteins encoded in this region:
- the kif1ab gene encoding kinesin-like protein KIF1A isoform X2 gives rise to the protein MAGASVKVAVRVRPFNSREMAKESKCIIQMSGNTTTILNPKQPKENKSFNFDYSYWSHTTPEDINYASQMQVYKDIGEEMLLHAFEGYNVCIFAYGQTGAGKSYTMMGRQETDQQGIIPLLCEDLFTKISDSNNDNSMSYSVEVSYMEIYCERVRDLLNPKNKGNLRVREHPLMGPYVEDLSKLAVTSYNDIQDLMDSGNKARTVAATNMNETSSRSHAVFNIIFTQKKYDSETDNTSEKVSKISLVDLAGSERADSTGAKGTRLKEGANINKSLTTLGKVISALAELDSVPNKNKKKKKVESFIPYRDSVLTWLLRENLGGNSRTAMVAALSPADINYDETLSTLRYADRAKQIRCNAVINEDPNNRLVRELKEEVARLKDLLYAQGLGDIIETYRCSGPIISGLKYLCDYKNFANDRQAVNQRGALSAVTNAMTGMSPSPSLSALSSRAGSISNLHDRIFSPASEEAIERLKETEKIIAELNETWEEKLRRTEAIRMEREALLAEMGVAMREDGGTVGVFSPKKTPHLVNLNEDPLMSECLLYYIKDGITKVGREDAKTRQDIVLSGHFIRDEHCTFSSTTGPQGEGCVVLEPCEDAETYVNGKRVTSPTVLRSGNRIIMGKSHVFRFNDPEQARLERERTPCAETPVEPVDWAFAQRELLEKQGIDMKQEMEQRLQELEDQYRKEREEASILLEQQRLDYESKLEALQKQVDSRYLESPEEEEEPEEEVPWTKRETELALWAFRKWRFYQFTSLRDLLWGNAIFLKEANAISVELKKKVQFQFVLLTDTLYSPLPPDLLPPSETKERERRPFPRTIVAVEVQDQKNGATHYWTLEKLRQRLDLMREMYDRAAELPSSAVEDCDHALTGGDPFYDRFPWFRLVGRAFVYLSNLLYPVPLVHRVAIVSEKGEVKGFLRVAVQAISADEEAPDYGSGVRQSGTAKISFEDKQFEKFQTESITGSLSHSNTSQEELRIVEGEGQNVEMGISADEVNNNTCEEPPPSPVKSSGLGLDLPLELSPEKALSHLKIGSTFTFRVTVLQASSISAEYADIFCQFNFIHRHDEAFSTEPLKNTGRGPPLGFYHVQNITVEVTKSFVEYIKTQPIVFEVFGHYQKQPFPPLCKDLISPLRPSRRQFPRVMPLSKPVPATKLSTLTRSTAGPCHSKYDLMVFFEICELEASGDYIPAVVDHRGGMPCHGTFLLHQGIQRRITVTIAHENGNDIEWKEVKELVIGRIRNTPEADETIIDPNILSLNILSSGYFWPKHDDNVSLGVDHRTFYRFEAAWDSSMHNSLLLNRVTPYGEKIYITLSAYLEMENCTQPTVITKDFCMVFYSRDTKLPASRSIRNLFSTGCLRPSESNRVTGVYEMTLCYVADNGSPGMQRRRRRVLDTSVAYVRGEENLAGWRPRSDSLILDHQWELEKLSLLQEVEKTRHYLLLREKLEATLQAGQDALYKSVDISDFAKSPVLSQSPVSSPAPDSPNQRQRELAAKCLRLLMHTFNRDYSQVSSSASESKLSEMSASLMRGESSSTLNTLTPSSTCPSLIEGHYDIRHTEPGSGASTPDLDPFSPVDRKKSLKGCSFVPDIQEIRVSPIVSKKGYLHFLEPHTSGWVKRYVVVRRPYVYLYRSERDSVERAVINLSSAKVEYSEDKQTLLRTPNTFTVCTEHRGILLQANNDKEMHDWLYAFNPLLAGTIRSKLSRRKSVQSVPAAQRM